A window of the Apostichopus japonicus isolate 1M-3 chromosome 8, ASM3797524v1, whole genome shotgun sequence genome harbors these coding sequences:
- the LOC139971116 gene encoding cystatin-1-like: MMELKSVLIVGLLSIVATVPVMASMLGGYKTVDPSDGGVQRAVTFAVSEMNMKSPRAYHMKSTKIVDASVQVVSGKNYRVKFEVGVKQCQKNGPVPENLKDCELVEGNKKKICEVVVWEKLWLNWKKLTSSQCSDA, from the exons ATGATGGAATTGAAGAGTGTACTCATAGTAGGTCTACTGAGCATTGTTGCTACTGTCCCAGTCATGGCAAGTATGCTAGGTGGTTACAAGACTGTTGATCCATCTGATGGAGGCGTGCAGCGGGCAGtcacatttgcagtttcagaaaTGAACATGAAGAGTCCCAGGGCCTATCACATGAAGTCTACAAAAATCGTTGATGCATCAGTTCAG GTGGTATCTGGCAAGAATTACCGTGTTAAGTTTGAGGTAGGGGTGAAACAGTGTCAGAAGAATGGACCAGTTCCAGAAAATCTGAAAGACTGTGAGCTCGTGGAGGGAAACAAG AAAAAGATCTGTGAAGTTGTCGTCTGGGAAAAGTTGTGGTTGAATTGGAAAAAACTGACATCTTCTCAGTGCAGTGATGCGTAA
- the LOC139970458 gene encoding uncharacterized protein — MFFTFSLASYYASSYMARKFTKFLAYGRAQYILPEGCYGYRPPFQDLQRKPFNREFPVTEENISSLLCFPSEQTLRMREDLFNKCLLRGISSSIPLDHKNDPARIYFIPNSCDFGIISLPRFEQYMTPAAFEKHQQDDTTSSWSDIQGQHTQQTTTTRYEGKVTLTVVVRL; from the exons ATGTTCTTTACATTTTCACTGGCAAGCTACTATGCTTCCTCTTACATGGCTAGGAAGTTCACCAAATTTCTGGCATATGGACGAG CTCAATACATCCTCCCAGAAGGATGTTACGGGTACCGTCCTCCGTTTCAAG ATCTACAACGGAAACCCTTCAATCGGGAATTTCCCGTGAccgaagaaaatatttcttcgCTCCTTTGCTTTCCATCAG AGCAAACTCTGCGCATGCGTGAAGATCTTTTTAACA AGTGCCTCCTTCGTGGAATTTCTTCAAGTATTCCTCTCGATCACAAGAACG ATCCTGCGAGAATctattttattccaaattcaTGTGACTTTGGGATCATTTCTTTACCTCGAT TCGAGCAGTACATGACCCCTGCTGCCTTCGAGAAGCATCAACAAGATGATACTACCTCTAGCTGGTCTG ATATTCAGGGCCAACACACTCAACAGACCACAACAACGAGATATGAAGGTAAAGTAACACTCACTGTAGTCGTTAGGCTATAA